One Nitrosopumilus piranensis genomic region harbors:
- the larB gene encoding nickel pincer cofactor biosynthesis protein LarB yields MEIHEVLKSVKAGKMSVNDAKKLLSLYSIEEIEGIAKIDINRRKRRGIPEIIFAETKELDETKKIIKRTLEKSNSVIVSRIKKTDYSKIKAFAKRLKVKIKTGKKSSSLLLFKKPIKFHGGKVGILTAGTSDIGIAEESRLVCEAMNCKCITSYDVGVAGIQRIFPILKKMIEADVDCIIVAAGMEGALATLVSTLTDIPVIGIPTSVGYGYGEKGIAALASMLQSCSLGLSVVNIDNGIAAGGIAANIANRTIRKKE; encoded by the coding sequence TTGGAAATTCACGAAGTTCTAAAATCAGTTAAAGCAGGAAAGATGTCAGTTAATGATGCAAAAAAACTTCTTTCATTATATTCAATTGAAGAGATAGAAGGAATTGCAAAAATAGACATCAACAGAAGAAAAAGGAGGGGAATTCCTGAGATAATTTTTGCTGAGACAAAGGAACTTGACGAAACTAAAAAAATTATAAAACGAACTTTAGAAAAATCAAATTCCGTAATTGTTTCAAGAATAAAGAAAACAGATTATTCAAAAATCAAGGCATTTGCAAAGAGACTAAAAGTCAAAATTAAAACAGGAAAAAAGTCATCTTCGTTATTGTTATTCAAAAAACCAATCAAATTTCATGGTGGAAAAGTGGGTATTCTTACTGCTGGAACATCAGATATTGGGATAGCAGAAGAATCAAGACTAGTTTGCGAAGCAATGAATTGTAAATGCATCACAAGTTATGATGTAGGAGTAGCTGGAATTCAAAGAATTTTCCCAATTTTAAAAAAAATGATAGAAGCAGATGTTGATTGTATAATTGTCGCTGCTGGAATGGAAGGTGCATTAGCAACACTAGTCTCTACACTGACAGATATCCCAGTTATTGGCATTCCAACATCAGTAGGATATGGCTATGGAGAAAAAGGAATCGCAGCCCTTGCCTCAATGCTTCAAAGTTGCTCCTTGGGATTATCTGTTGTAAACATAGACAACGGTATTGCAGCTGGTGGGATTGCTGCAAATATTGCAAACAGAACAATTAGAAAAAAAGAATAA
- a CDS encoding malate dehydrogenase, which translates to MITIIGSGKVGGDAALFSALKKLDDQILLLDVAEGLPQGEAMDINHMLSEQGIDVEVKGSNNFEDMKGSNIVVVVAGSGRKPGMTRMDLLKINASIVKSVVDNIKKYADDSMIIPVTNPLDPMAYITYKVSGFDRSRVFGMGGMLDLSRFRQFIHEATGHSRDSIRALVIGEHGENMLPLPRFSSVSGIPLSSFLPKEKLDELVQNTKQVATKVIELKGATVHAPGNAISAIVESVVRDRKQVIPVATYLDGEYGHSDVTIGVPAVIGKKGVEKIIELDLNDEEKQVFNKAVESVKGAISGIEI; encoded by the coding sequence ATGATTACCATTATTGGATCAGGTAAAGTAGGCGGAGATGCAGCATTATTTTCTGCACTAAAAAAATTAGATGACCAGATTTTGTTACTAGATGTTGCTGAAGGACTTCCTCAAGGTGAGGCAATGGATATCAACCACATGCTTTCAGAGCAAGGAATAGATGTCGAAGTAAAGGGTTCTAACAATTTTGAAGATATGAAAGGTTCCAATATTGTAGTAGTTGTAGCAGGTTCTGGACGAAAGCCAGGAATGACTCGTATGGATCTATTGAAGATCAACGCTTCAATTGTCAAAAGTGTAGTAGATAACATCAAAAAATATGCAGATGACTCTATGATTATTCCAGTTACCAATCCATTAGATCCTATGGCATACATCACATACAAAGTATCAGGATTTGACAGAAGTAGAGTATTTGGAATGGGGGGTATGCTTGATTTATCTAGATTTAGACAATTTATTCATGAAGCAACTGGACACTCTCGAGATTCCATCAGAGCACTAGTTATTGGAGAACATGGTGAAAATATGCTTCCACTACCAAGATTTTCATCTGTGTCAGGAATTCCACTATCATCATTTTTGCCAAAAGAAAAATTAGATGAGTTGGTTCAAAACACAAAGCAGGTTGCTACAAAAGTTATTGAGTTAAAGGGAGCAACAGTTCACGCCCCAGGAAATGCAATTTCTGCAATTGTTGAATCAGTTGTAAGAGATAGAAAGCAAGTCATCCCAGTTGCAACATATCTTGATGGGGAATATGGTCATTCGGATGTCACAATCGGAGTTCCAGCAGTTATAGGAAAGAAAGGAGTAGAAAAAATTATAGAGTTAGATCTAAACGATGAAGAGAAACAAGTCTTTAACAAAGCAGTAGAGAGCGTTAAAGGTGCAATATCAGGCATTGAGATCTAA
- the larC gene encoding nickel pincer cofactor biosynthesis protein LarC: MVLVIDPQIAGISGDMLLSSLIDLGADKRKVIDGIKKSEKFFSNSTIKKIDFQKTQKRGIEALQLILELDEPTHERKGSEIKKAINDSTQNLGLSEKAKTFAESCINALISSESKIHGVPEDSVHFHEASSIDTLVDIVGITIALDDLGLFDEKIICLPVSIGGGSVTFSHGTMSNPASAILEIFKNSFLKIQGTDANEELTTPTGACILVNLTNTSMDYYPSMKIKSIGYGAGQKDFKKFSNVLKLVRGSTNDLEIDSVKILETNVDDISGEILGNLIEKIMQKGARDVSIYHGITKKGRPTNLVSIICDDQNIDEIVDTLILETGTLGVRISESNRFIVPRTNHNVSLTINGQSFEVRYKKSSFKGKTDFKIEFDDLKHISNTLEKSIKETEPLLRKEIEKMEN; encoded by the coding sequence ATGGTTTTAGTAATTGATCCTCAAATCGCAGGAATATCTGGAGATATGCTTCTCTCTTCTTTAATTGATTTGGGAGCTGATAAACGCAAAGTAATTGATGGGATTAAAAAATCTGAAAAATTTTTCTCAAATTCAACTATTAAAAAAATTGATTTTCAAAAAACCCAAAAACGAGGAATTGAGGCTCTGCAACTAATCTTAGAACTTGATGAACCCACTCATGAAAGAAAGGGGTCTGAAATTAAAAAAGCAATAAATGATTCTACTCAAAATTTAGGACTCTCTGAAAAGGCAAAAACATTTGCTGAATCTTGTATTAATGCACTCATTTCTTCTGAATCTAAAATTCATGGTGTTCCTGAGGATTCTGTCCATTTTCATGAGGCCTCTAGCATTGATACTCTAGTTGACATTGTTGGGATCACAATTGCCCTAGATGATTTGGGGTTGTTTGATGAAAAAATTATTTGTCTGCCTGTCTCTATTGGTGGAGGAAGTGTAACTTTTTCACATGGTACAATGTCTAATCCTGCAAGTGCAATTCTTGAGATCTTCAAAAACTCTTTTCTCAAAATTCAAGGCACTGATGCTAATGAAGAACTAACAACTCCTACTGGTGCTTGCATTTTGGTTAATTTAACAAACACATCCATGGATTACTATCCTTCAATGAAAATCAAGTCAATTGGATATGGTGCTGGACAAAAAGATTTTAAAAAATTTTCTAATGTATTAAAACTGGTCCGAGGTTCTACAAATGATTTAGAAATTGATTCTGTAAAGATTCTTGAGACTAATGTTGATGATATTTCAGGTGAAATACTTGGAAATCTCATCGAAAAAATTATGCAAAAAGGAGCTCGAGATGTTTCAATCTATCACGGAATTACAAAAAAAGGTAGGCCTACAAATCTTGTATCTATAATATGTGATGATCAAAATATCGATGAAATAGTTGATACCCTAATTTTAGAAACTGGAACACTGGGAGTTCGCATATCTGAATCTAACAGATTTATCGTTCCAAGAACAAACCATAATGTTTCATTAACAATTAATGGACAGTCTTTTGAGGTGCGATATAAAAAATCATCATTTAAAGGCAAAACAGATTTTAAAATTGAGTTTGATGATTTGAAGCATATTTCAAATACTCTTGAAAAATCAATCAAAGAAACAGAACCACTACTTCGTAAAGAGATTGAAAAAATGGAGAATTAG